A window from Mycteria americana isolate JAX WOST 10 ecotype Jacksonville Zoo and Gardens unplaced genomic scaffold, USCA_MyAme_1.0 Scaffold_43, whole genome shotgun sequence encodes these proteins:
- the ERCC1 gene encoding DNA excision repair protein ERCC-1 produces MELAPAPGAPPVPEPPSPVAEPAARYRSRFRTGGPQPVPGLPVPEPPTPIPEFPARYRSHLRPGGPSPYRRSLVPETPARYRVPPHRYPPDRARPPPPPPPPPPTPRSVPAPAPDPGRGRILSPARGSLSPAPGLGVPGAARGAAGARSRPGRAGAPERAGAGGHGGASRHPAGPAAAPAHCPGTRPPLRPPAPVCFVHNQVPSLFKPSAAPPGPPPGPPPPPPGPSSYAEYVVQQSSAVTALPGAAEPAPVPASAAGPPPRPPPVPEAGGGPPGGAAPGGGSPGAVPPLPALKPGAKSSSIVVSPRQRGNPVLKFVRNVPWEFGDVVPDYVLGQSTCALFLSLRYHHLNPGYIHDRLRHLGRSYGLQLLLLQVDVKDPHQALKELAKVCILADCTLLLAWSPEEAGRYLETYKAYEQKPPDLLKERVEQDFLSRMTDCLTGVKSVNKTDALSLLTTFGSLAAVVDASREDLSLCPGVGPQKAKRLFDVLHEPFLKVPK; encoded by the exons ATGGAGCTGGCACCCgcgcccggggccccgccggTACCGGAGCCCCCGAGTCCGGTAGCAGAACCCGCTGCCCGGTACCGGAGCCGCTTCCGGACCGGAGGCCCCCAGCCCGTACCGGGGCTCCCGGTACCGGAGCCCCCAACCCCGATACCGGAGTTCCCTGCGCGGTACCGGAGCCACCTCCGGCCCGGAGGCCCCAGCCCGTACCGGAGGTCCCTGGTACCGGAGACCCCTGCCCGTTACCGGGTTCCCCCTCACCGGTACCCCCCAGatcgggcccggccgccgccaccaccaccaccccccccccccactccccgcTCGGTACCGGCACCGGCTCCCGACCCCGGCAG GGGCCGCATCCTGTCCCCGGcccgggggtccctgtccccggcccccgggctgggggtccctggggcggctCGGGGCGCAGCGGGGGCTCGCTCCCGCCCCGGCAGAGCCGGAGCACCCGAGCGGGCCGGAGCAGGCGGACACGGAGGAGCCTCCCGGCACccagccggccccgccgcagcacccGCTCACTGCCCCGGCACCCGGCCGCCCCTTCGCCCTCCTGCACCCGTCTGCTTCGTCCACAACCAG gtcccGTCGCTCTTCAAACCCTccgcggccccccccgggcctccccccgggccccccccgccgcccccggggcccaGCTCCTACGCCGAGTACGTGGTGCAGCAGTCGTCGGCCGTCACGGCCCTCCCCGGAGCCGCCGAACCGGCCCCGGTCCCCGCCAGCGCggcagggccccccccccggccccccccggtcCCCGAGGCCGGCGGTggccccccggggggggctgcaccgggcgggggcagccccggggcggtgCCCCCCCTGCCCGCGCTCAAGCCGGGCGCCAAGAGCAGCAGCATCGTGGTCAGCCCGCGGCAG CGGGGCAACCCGGTGCTGAAGTTCGTCCGCAACGTCCCCTGGGAGTTTGGGGACGTCGTCCCCGACTACGTCCTGGGCCAGAGCACCTGCGCCCTCTTCCTCAG cctgcggTACCACCACCTCAACCCCGGCTACATCCACGACCGCCTGCGGCACCTGGGCCGGAGCTAcgggctgcagctgctgctgctccaggtcGACGTG AAGGACCCGCACCaggcgctgaaggagctggcgAAGGTCTGCATCCTGGCCGACTGCACCCTCCTGCTGGCCTGGAG CCCCGAGGAGGCCGGGCGGTACCTGGAGACCTACAAGGCCTACGAGCAGAAGCCGCCCGACCTGCTGAAGGAGCGGGTGGAGCAGGATTTCCTCTCCCGG ATGACCGACTGCCTGACCGGCGTCAAGTCGGTGAACAAGACGGACGCGCTGAGCCTCCTCACCACCTTCGGG TCGCTGGCGGCCGTGGTGGATGCCTCCAGGGAGGACCTGTCCCTCTGCCCGGGCGTCGGGCCCCAGAAG gccaaGCGGCTCTTCGACGTCCTGCACGAGCCCTTCCTCAAGGTCCCCAAATGA
- the POLR1G gene encoding DNA-directed RNA polymerase I subunit RPA34 isoform X1 — protein sequence MEGPMRFQCPPEFEAVTPSPPPGLRGAALGGPSTELWLIRAPADFCPESLEGCTVPLDGCGQLQPPGDGDSDGRLYGLRGVPGGDGGPLLLAPHSPAGPLACAPPLRGCLAITESFGPPPGVPVTVPTPDPPPAKRKKKKKKTTKELPEVPEVLTPGRAAPGEGGEGGPGPPPDIEVTPGEPEVPKRKKKHKRERPE from the exons ATGGAGG ggccGATGCGGTTCCAGTGTCCCCCCGAATTCGAGGCAGTgaccccctcgcccccccccgggctgcggggggcggccCTGGGGGGTCCCTCCACCGAGCTCTGGCTCATCCGCGCCCCCGCCGACTTCTGCCCCGAGAG cctgGAGGGCTGCACAGTGCCGCTGGACGGCTGCGGGCAGCTCCAGCCGCCCGGGGACGGTGACAGTGACGGGCGGCTCTACGGGctgcggggggtcccggggggggacGGCGGCCCCCTCCTTCTGGCCCCCCactcccccgccggccccctgGCCTGCGCCCCCCCACTCCGCGGCTGCCTCGCCATCACCGAGAGCTTCGGGCCCCCCCCCGGCGTCCCGGTGACCGTCCCCACGCCCGACCCGCCGCCGgccaagaggaagaagaagaagaagaagacgaCGAAGGAGCTGCCGGAGGTGCCCGAGGTGTTgaccccggggagggcagcgcccggcgaggggggggagggcgggccgggaccccccccagacaTCGAAGTGACCCCCGGGGAGCCGGAGGTGCccaagaggaagaagaagcaCAAGCGGGAACGGCCGGAGTga
- the POLR1G gene encoding DNA-directed RNA polymerase I subunit RPA34 isoform X2, with product MFPPPARTNCPLGIGGEGGGAPALSGWVGAPGGGATRCTRRHGGLEGCTVPLDGCGQLQPPGDGDSDGRLYGLRGVPGGDGGPLLLAPHSPAGPLACAPPLRGCLAITESFGPPPGVPVTVPTPDPPPAKRKKKKKKTTKELPEVPEVLTPGRAAPGEGGEGGPGPPPDIEVTPGEPEVPKRKKKHKRERPE from the exons ATgttcccgccgccggcccgcacCAACTGCCCGCTGGGGAtagggggggaagggggcggcgCTCCCGCgctgagcggctgggtgggcgcgcccgggggcggggcgaCGCGGTGCACGCGGCGGCATGGAGG cctgGAGGGCTGCACAGTGCCGCTGGACGGCTGCGGGCAGCTCCAGCCGCCCGGGGACGGTGACAGTGACGGGCGGCTCTACGGGctgcggggggtcccggggggggacGGCGGCCCCCTCCTTCTGGCCCCCCactcccccgccggccccctgGCCTGCGCCCCCCCACTCCGCGGCTGCCTCGCCATCACCGAGAGCTTCGGGCCCCCCCCCGGCGTCCCGGTGACCGTCCCCACGCCCGACCCGCCGCCGgccaagaggaagaagaagaagaagaagacgaCGAAGGAGCTGCCGGAGGTGCCCGAGGTGTTgaccccggggagggcagcgcccggcgaggggggggagggcgggccgggaccccccccagacaTCGAAGTGACCCCCGGGGAGCCGGAGGTGCccaagaggaagaagaagcaCAAGCGGGAACGGCCGGAGTga
- the PPP1R13L gene encoding relA-associated inhibitor translates to MASERLRSAQDLLDLTFQSLAMQHMDLKQVELDTAVAKVDELSRQLESLWTDGPGPPKEPYSPSRTRSPLGRRSLAPESPELSGDPLGRPGSPRTPHYLPGEDRAPSPRPKVLAVPYEGLALPSPGGRAPSPRPHRPYEFLGLGGSPRPGEGPVFFPERAPSPRPPAPPPYEVHGLYPSVSSPAVTFRAQDDLVIKRRPQKSWNESDLDVAYEKKPPSSGGYDRSGEGQPGLRPSLGLALAPWRESSLDGAGGHGKDGAYGGHSATLPRNYKVSPLAGERRAEGSFRRSGPGTLPRGWHFSQQPVSRIPVPPQGGRPPRHKPLPLSMIFKLQNAFWEQGVGGPRGLPLAAPAGPRAPQKQPQLPALPQVPPALPGGEGSGRPVPPETVQPEGEPELERLLQGAEAEGLERPLSPTRLQPLLPPEAQRVPEFEEVARVLAEMPRPLKRRGSMEQSPGPALPPTRTRQYQQLITRLLHRPPRRDEPPAPGDAGASPDLPPPAPVAPETRPPHQSPPPQSSSSPAPIPERRSALRDPSSPRRRPGARVRLNPLVLLLDAALTGELDVVQQAVAELNDPSQPNDEGITALHNAICGANYGIVDFLIASGANVNSPDSHGWTPLHCAASCNDTGVCVALVRHGAAIFATTTSDGSLAVEKCDPYREGYADCYNYLTEVEQSMGVLNSGVVYALWDYSAEFGDELSFREGEPVTVLRRQPQEELDWWWGSLYGHEGYVPRNYFGLFPRVRPQRKKV, encoded by the exons AtggcgagcgagcggctgcgcaGCGCCCAGGACCTGCTGGATCTCACCTTCCAGT ccctggccatGCAGCACATGGACCTGAAGCAGGTGGAGCTGGACACGGCGGTGGCCAAGGTGGACGAGCTCTCCCGGCAGCTCGAGTCCCTCTGGACCGACGGCCCCGGACCCCCCAAG gaGCCGTACAGCCCCAGCCGGACCCGCTCGCCCCTCGGCCGGAGGAGCCTGGCACCGGAGAGCCCTGAGCTGTCGGGGGACCCGTTGGggcgccccggctccccccggacCCCCCATTACCTCCCGGGGGAGGATCGggccccctcgccccgccccaAGGTGCTGGCGGTGCCCTACGAGGGGCTGGCGCTGCCCAGCCCGGGGggccgagccccctccccacgcccccATCGCCCCTACGAGTTCCTGGGGCTCGGGGGGTCCCCCCGGCCAGGCGAGGGGCCCGTGTTCTTCCCCGAGCGGGcgccctcgccccggccccccgcgcccccgccctaCGAGGTGCACGGGCTGTACCCCTCCGTCAGCAGCCCCGCCGTCACCTTCAGGGCACAGG atgACCTCGTGATCAAGCGGCGGCCACAGAAGAGCTGGAACGAGTCCGACCTGGACGTGGCCTACGAGAAGAAACCCCCCAGCTCGGGGGGCTACGACC gcaGCGGCgaggggcagccagggctgcggcCGTCCCTGGGGCTGGCGCTGGCACCCTGGAGGGAGTCGAGCCTGGACGGAGCCGGCGGGCACGGCAAG GATGGTGCCTATGGGGGGCACAGTGCCACGCTGCCCCGTAACTACAAGGTGTCCCCGCTggcgggcgagcggcgggcggAGGGATCCTTTCGGCGCTCGGGACCCGGCACCCTGCCCCGCGGCTGGCACTTCTCCCAGCAGCCCGTCTCCCGcatccccgtgcccccccagggTGGGCGACCCCCCCGCCACAAGCCCCTGCCCCTCTCCATGATCTTCAAGCTGCAAAACGCTTTTTGGGAGCAGGGGGTCGGCGGTCCCCGGGGGCTCCCCctggccgcccccgccggcccccgtgCACCCCAaaagcagccccagctcccggcgctcccccaggtccccccggcgctgcccgggggtGAAG GATCGGGGCGCCCCGTGCCCCCCGAGACCGTCCAGCCGGAGGGCGAGCCGGAGCTGGAGCGGCTGCTGCAGGGTGCGGAGGCGGAAGGGCTGGAGCGGCCGCTCAGCCCCACgcggctgcagcccctgctgccccccgagGCCCAGCGGGTCCCCGAGTTCGAGGAGGTGGCGCGGGTGCTGGCCGAGATGCCGCGGCCCCTCAAGCGCCGCGGCTCCATGGAGCAgagcccggggccggcgctgccgcccaCTCGCACCCGCCAGTACCAGCAGCTCATCACCCGCCTCCTGCAtcgcccgccccgccgcgacgagcccccggcccccggcgacGCCGGTGCCTCGCCCGACCTGCCACCCCCCGCTCCGGTGGCCCCCGAAACCCGGCCACCCCACCAGAGCCCCCCGCCGCAGTCCTCCAGCAGCCCCGCGCCCATCCCG GAGCGGCGCTCGGCCCTGCGCGACCCCTCCTCGCCCCGCAGGCGCCCCGGGGCCCGCGTGCGCCTCAAccccctggtgctgctgctggatgCGGCGCTGACCGGGGAGCTGGACGTGGTGCAGCAGGCGGTGGCTGAG CTGAACGACCCCAGCCAGCCCAACGACGAGGGCATCACGGCGCTGCACAACGCCATCTGCGGCGCCAACTACGGCATCGTCGACTTCCTCATCGCCAGCGGGGCCAACGTCAACTCCCCTGACAGCCACggctg GACGCCGCTGCACTGCGCGGCCTCGTGCAACGACACGGGCGTGTGCGTGGCCCTGGTGCGCCACGGCGCCGCCATCTTCGCCACCACCACCAGCGACGGCAGCCTGGCCGTGGAGAAGTGCGACCCGTACCGGGAGGGCTACGCCGACTGCTACAACTACCTCACTG AGGTGGAGCAGAGCATGGGGGTGCTGAACAGCGGGGTGGTCTACGCGCTGTGGGACTACAGCGCCGAGTTCGGGGACGAGCTGTCCTTCCGCGAGGGCGAGCCTGTCACCGTCCTGCGCCGCCAGCCCCAGGAGGAGCTCGACTGGTGGTGGGGGTCCCTCTACGGCCACGAGGGCTACGTCCCCCGGAACTACTTCGGG ctcttccccaggGTGCGGCCGCAGCGGAAGAAGGTCTGA